In the genome of Actinomadura graeca, one region contains:
- a CDS encoding class I SAM-dependent methyltransferase produces the protein MAVTRDYDADPERFRLSARVTRKYLIGARCLHGHIASKLLHAGVSRVLDIGCGEGALTAALPAGPPFLLAGVDASATMLRAHPGPRVRADAVRLPFRDGSFDAAVAVNVLWHLGEPRLALREARRVLAPGGLLIVTAVCRTDSPELAPVWRPAPTPFDAEDAPARVCEVFGEVEVERWDAPLITLPDREAVRDYLVARQVPRAEAAEAAGRLRTPLPVTKRGALVLARR, from the coding sequence ATGGCCGTGACGCGCGACTACGACGCCGACCCCGAGCGCTTCCGCCTGTCGGCACGGGTGACGCGCAAGTACCTCATCGGCGCGCGGTGCCTGCACGGCCATATCGCCTCCAAGCTGCTGCACGCCGGGGTATCGCGCGTCCTGGACATCGGCTGCGGTGAGGGCGCCCTCACCGCCGCGCTCCCCGCCGGTCCCCCGTTCCTCCTGGCCGGGGTGGACGCGTCCGCGACCATGCTCCGCGCGCACCCGGGCCCCCGGGTCCGGGCCGACGCCGTGCGCCTGCCCTTCCGGGACGGGTCGTTCGACGCCGCCGTCGCCGTGAACGTCCTCTGGCACCTGGGGGAACCCCGGCTCGCCCTCCGGGAGGCCCGCCGGGTCCTCGCCCCCGGCGGCCTGCTGATCGTCACGGCGGTCTGCCGGACCGACAGCCCCGAGCTGGCACCGGTCTGGCGCCCCGCGCCGACGCCGTTCGACGCCGAGGACGCGCCCGCGCGGGTGTGCGAGGTGTTCGGCGAGGTCGAGGTGGAGCGCTGGGACGCCCCGCTGATCACCCTGCCGGACCGGGAGGCCGTCCGGGACTACCTCGTCGCCCGCCAGGTGCCCCGCGCCGAGGCCGCCGAGGCGGCGGGACGGCTCCGCACCCCGCTCCCGGTCACCAAGCGGGGCGCGCTCGTCCTGGCCCGCCGCTGA